In the Arthrobacter sp. Soc17.1.1.1 genome, CAGGACGATCAGCGCCAGGAACCACGGGAGCCAGAAGGACCACAGGGCGGGGTCGAGCAGCGGGATGGCGCTGCCGTCGTCCGCACGGGCGACGGACCGGATCTGCTGCCACAGGATCGCCCCGGCGAACAGCGCGAGGAAGACGAGGGAGGCGACGAGTTCGGCCAGGCGCCCGTCGCGCGTGCGGTCCGGCAGCTCGGGAAGGCGGTCGAGCCTCCACTCCATGCCGGTGTCGGCGGTGCCGCTGCGTTCGAGGACCACGAAGAGCAGCGTGGTCCAGAAGCCGATGTGCACGGTCGTGGTGATCGCCGTCGACACCGAACTGCCGATGGCTCCCCCGATGCTGCCCGAGGTGAGGAACTGGACCACCAGCACCACGACGGCGGCGATGGGGACGAGGATGGCGACGAGCGTCTTCAGGAGCCGCAGCCAGTCGAGGTAGTAGCGCGGCCCGATGAGCGTGAGGGGCCGGTCCACGTAGTCCGCCGCGAGGCGCTCCGGGTCCCCCAGCTGGACCAGCGCCGAGCGCTCAGCAGCGGCAGGGTCCTCGCCGGAAGCGAGGCGGGCGTCGACGGCGTCGCCGATCAGCTCCCTGATCTCGGGGTCGAGGCCGGAGCGCTGGGACTCCGGGACGGTCCGCAGAGCGGCCCACACATAGCGATCGGTCAGCGTGGTCATGGCACTTCCCCTTCGGCGAGGCGATGGAGCGAGGTTGTCAGCCGGTCCCAGTCGGCCGTGAGGGTGGTGGCGAGGTCGTCGCCGGCCGGGCTCGTCCGGTAGAACTTCCGCGGACGGGAT is a window encoding:
- a CDS encoding permease prefix domain 1-containing protein; this translates as MTTLTDRYVWAALRTVPESQRSGLDPEIRELIGDAVDARLASGEDPAAAERSALVQLGDPERLAADYVDRPLTLIGPRYYLDWLRLLKTLVAILVPIAAVVVLVVQFLTSGSIGGAIGSSVSTAITTTVHIGFWTTLLFVVLERSGTADTGMEWRLDRLPELPDRTRDGRLAELVASLVFLALFAGAILWQQIRSVARADDGSAIPLLDPALWSFWLPWFLALIVLEAGFAVRLYLRGWTWHAAVVNVLLNLAFVVPAILLWSEGRLLNPDFVAAVGWDPAVATGGGWTVVSIVTAVTVLIAAWDVVDGFLKARRAAVAAPLRPGIPALR